One Actinoplanes missouriensis 431 DNA segment encodes these proteins:
- a CDS encoding glycoside hydrolase family 95 protein: MTRLLYDRPASRWFEALPIGNGRLGGMVHGGVGTEIIRLSESTAWSGAPSDHDVNPAAAQSIPVIRRLLFEGEHAEAQRLAAEHLTGRPTSFGTNLPLPRLRLDFALDQADGYRRELDLDTGLASVEFDQNQTHFVRETFASHPHGVIAMRLSASRAAAISFTAALDDTVLPGTFTGGADGLAFRGRAVETLHSDGEQGVDVEIRVRFVIDGGTLLAADDTVTVTGADVVDVFVTVSTSFCAPSLVEPAPYEVMRAAHVEDHQRLMRRVSLDLGTPIDLPTDVRRERLARGERDDDLIALYFQYGRYLTIAGSRADSPLPLALQGVWNDGFASSMGWSNDFHLDINTQQNYWAAESTNLAECHTPLFRFLTGLASSGRSTAQQMYGADGWVAHTVTNAWGYSAPGRGIGWGLNVTGGAWLALQLWEHYEYRPDVRFLRDQAYPVLRSCALFLLDYLTPEPSHGWLVAGPSESPENSYLAADGTPCSIAMGTTADRVFAEAILRICGQAAAILDVDPELRSRVAAARDRLSPFRIGRHGQLQEWLDDVDEADPAHRHTSHLCAVFPERQITPRGTPSLAAAAAVTLERRQAAPGWEQTEWAEANFAAFHARLLDGDNALEHVTRLIADASEANLLSYSAGGIAGAQQNIYSFDGNAGGTGAIAEMLLQSDGEEIELLPALPSTWRDGAVRGLRARGGFTVDISWSDGRLHEARVYADRPTRTRLRYRDTVIEVTVTPDSPLEPELLP, translated from the coding sequence GTGACGCGCCTCCTCTACGACCGCCCGGCCTCCCGCTGGTTCGAGGCGCTGCCGATCGGCAACGGCCGGCTCGGCGGCATGGTCCACGGCGGCGTCGGCACCGAGATCATCCGGCTCTCCGAGTCGACCGCCTGGTCCGGCGCGCCCTCCGACCACGACGTCAACCCGGCCGCGGCGCAATCGATTCCGGTCATCCGCCGGCTGCTGTTCGAGGGCGAGCACGCCGAGGCGCAGCGGCTGGCGGCCGAGCACCTGACCGGCCGGCCCACGTCGTTCGGCACGAACCTGCCGCTCCCCCGCCTGCGCCTGGACTTCGCCCTTGATCAGGCTGACGGTTACCGTCGCGAACTGGACCTGGACACCGGCCTCGCGTCGGTGGAGTTCGATCAGAATCAGACCCATTTCGTACGGGAAACCTTCGCCTCACACCCGCACGGCGTGATCGCCATGCGCCTGTCCGCGAGCCGTGCGGCGGCGATCAGCTTCACCGCCGCGCTCGACGACACGGTGCTGCCCGGCACGTTCACCGGCGGCGCGGACGGTCTCGCGTTCCGCGGCCGGGCCGTCGAGACCCTGCACAGCGACGGTGAGCAGGGTGTGGACGTCGAGATCCGGGTCCGCTTCGTGATCGACGGCGGGACGCTGCTCGCCGCCGACGACACCGTCACGGTCACCGGCGCTGACGTAGTCGACGTCTTCGTCACGGTCAGCACCTCCTTCTGTGCGCCTTCCCTTGTGGAACCCGCTCCCTACGAGGTGATGCGCGCCGCCCACGTCGAGGACCACCAGCGGCTGATGCGCCGGGTGTCACTCGACCTGGGTACTCCGATCGACCTGCCCACCGACGTACGCCGGGAGCGTCTCGCCCGCGGTGAACGCGACGACGACCTGATCGCCCTGTACTTCCAGTACGGCCGCTACCTGACCATTGCCGGGTCACGGGCGGACTCGCCGCTGCCGCTGGCGCTGCAGGGTGTCTGGAACGACGGGTTCGCCAGCAGCATGGGCTGGAGCAACGACTTCCACCTCGACATCAACACGCAGCAGAACTACTGGGCGGCCGAGTCCACCAACCTCGCCGAATGCCACACCCCGCTGTTCCGCTTCCTCACCGGCCTCGCCTCATCCGGCCGCAGCACCGCACAGCAGATGTACGGGGCGGACGGCTGGGTGGCGCACACCGTCACCAACGCGTGGGGCTACTCCGCGCCGGGCCGGGGCATCGGGTGGGGGCTGAACGTCACCGGCGGGGCGTGGCTGGCGCTGCAACTGTGGGAGCACTACGAGTACCGGCCGGATGTCCGGTTCCTGCGCGATCAGGCGTACCCGGTCCTGCGCTCCTGCGCCCTGTTCCTTCTCGACTATCTGACCCCGGAGCCGTCGCACGGCTGGCTGGTGGCCGGCCCCTCGGAGTCGCCGGAGAACTCGTATCTGGCTGCCGACGGCACGCCCTGCTCGATCGCGATGGGCACCACCGCCGACCGGGTGTTCGCCGAGGCCATCCTGCGGATCTGCGGCCAGGCGGCGGCCATCCTCGACGTCGACCCGGAGTTGCGCTCCCGGGTGGCGGCCGCGCGTGACCGCCTGTCACCGTTCCGGATCGGCCGGCACGGACAGTTGCAGGAATGGCTCGACGACGTGGACGAGGCCGATCCCGCGCACCGGCACACCTCGCACCTGTGCGCGGTCTTCCCGGAGCGGCAGATCACGCCGCGCGGCACGCCGTCACTGGCCGCAGCCGCCGCGGTCACGCTGGAACGCCGCCAGGCGGCTCCCGGCTGGGAGCAGACCGAGTGGGCGGAGGCGAACTTCGCCGCCTTCCACGCCCGCCTGCTCGACGGTGACAACGCTCTGGAGCACGTCACCCGGCTGATCGCCGACGCGAGCGAGGCGAACCTGCTCAGCTATTCGGCGGGCGGCATCGCCGGGGCGCAGCAGAACATCTACTCCTTCGACGGCAACGCGGGCGGTACCGGGGCCATCGCGGAGATGCTCCTCCAGTCGGACGGCGAGGAGATCGAGCTACTCCCCGCCCTCCCGTCGACGTGGCGCGACGGCGCGGTGCGGGGGTTGCGGGCGCGTGGCGGCTTCACCGTGGACATCAGCTGGAGTGACGGGCGGTTGCACGAGGCCCGGGTGTACGCCGACCGGCCCACCCGGACGCGCCTCCGCTACCGCGACACCGTCATCGAGGTCACCGTGACCCCGGACTCCCCGCTCGAGCCGGAACTCCTCCCGTAG
- a CDS encoding acetylxylan esterase: protein MAMFDLPLDQLRDYRPELAEPADFDEFWARTLTEAREHDLTAELTPVDALLPGVRVFDVRYSGHGGQRVAAWLLVPASATGPVPCVVQFIGYGGGRGRPHEWLLWPAAGYAVLVMDSRGQGDGDTPDLPGDSTPHHSGLMTRGVLDPEQYYYRRLFTDAVRAVDLAATLPEVDASRIVVAGASQGGGIAQAVAGLHPRVRGALIDVPFLTHFRRATEITDSYPYQELSVFCATNRDLVERVFATLGYFDGVHLAARATAPALYSVGLMDDVCPPSTVYAAYNRYAGPKQMQIWPYNRHEGGGSFQAPVQLPWLRDLLA, encoded by the coding sequence ATGGCCATGTTCGACCTCCCCCTCGACCAGCTGCGCGACTACCGTCCCGAGCTCGCCGAACCGGCCGACTTCGACGAGTTCTGGGCCCGCACGCTGACCGAGGCGCGCGAGCACGACCTCACGGCAGAGCTGACTCCGGTCGATGCGCTGCTCCCCGGAGTGCGCGTGTTCGACGTGCGCTACAGCGGTCACGGCGGGCAGCGCGTGGCGGCGTGGCTTCTCGTGCCCGCCTCCGCCACCGGCCCGGTCCCCTGCGTCGTGCAATTCATCGGGTACGGCGGTGGGCGCGGCCGTCCGCACGAATGGCTGCTCTGGCCGGCGGCCGGATACGCCGTGCTGGTGATGGACTCCCGCGGCCAGGGCGACGGTGACACTCCCGACCTGCCCGGCGACAGCACACCGCACCACTCCGGGCTGATGACCCGGGGCGTACTCGACCCCGAGCAGTACTACTACCGGCGGCTGTTCACCGACGCCGTCCGGGCGGTCGACCTGGCGGCTACCCTCCCCGAAGTAGACGCCAGCCGGATCGTGGTGGCCGGGGCGAGTCAGGGCGGTGGCATCGCGCAGGCCGTGGCCGGTCTGCACCCGCGGGTCCGGGGAGCGCTGATCGACGTGCCGTTCCTGACCCATTTCCGGCGGGCCACCGAGATCACCGACTCCTACCCGTACCAGGAGCTCTCGGTCTTCTGCGCCACCAACCGGGACCTGGTCGAGCGGGTCTTCGCGACGCTGGGCTACTTCGACGGGGTGCATCTGGCGGCGCGGGCCACCGCCCCGGCGCTCTACTCCGTGGGGCTGATGGACGACGTATGCCCGCCGTCCACCGTGTACGCCGCCTACAACCGCTACGCCGGGCCGAAGCAGATGCAGATCTGGCCCTACAACCGGCACGAGGGCGGCGGCTCGTTCCAGGCGCCGGTCCAGCTGCCCTGGCTCCGGGACCTGCTGGCGTGA
- a CDS encoding alpha-galactosidase encodes MPDLRYVPEQRLWLLHTPSTSYAVALDDDDNVRHLHWGARLTTPAIREPAAGSSFDTAGGPRELDAEGGARFGPAGLQVRFADGSRGVEWRYAGHDIDAGHLRIHLDDRHHPLRVTLHYRVYDDTDVIERWTTVTNSGEPITVQRCDSASWTLPQRPGYRMSHLVGGWNSEFRLRRTDVPVAETVFTSRRGMTSHQANPWLALDDGATGEEHGEVWSTALAWSGSWRITLHRDPAGHVAWTGGPGHEGLTWTLGTGETLETPVYAGLYTGGGFGAASRAWHAYTRRHVVPHPAEVRPVLYNSWEATGFDVDEAGQTALAARAARLGVELFVVDDGWFGERVSDHAGLGDWTPNPDRFPQGLRPLADEVHRLGMLFGLWVEPEMVNPDSDLYRAHPDWVLHTAHRGRTEMRNQLVLNLARPDTAAWTHAWLDRLVTDNDIDFLKWDANRAFTEAGWPGHADPDRLWLDHTRAVYQIMDRLRADHPGLRIEACSGGGGRADLGILARTDQVWTSDNTDPVDRIGIQHGFSQLFPAQVMGAWVTDSPNVATARRTPLRFRFHVAMAGALGIGGDLTTWSEDELKEAAELIEVYKRIRPAVQHGAAHRLTGDGTLSAVGYAHEDQFVLLAWCPSRPFGHDPAPLRLTGIDPAAEYRDTDTGAVHSGAVLRQSGLDLDFPQGDHASVLVHLVRVDRKG; translated from the coding sequence ATGCCCGATCTGCGGTACGTGCCCGAGCAGCGCCTCTGGCTGTTGCACACCCCGTCGACGTCGTACGCCGTCGCGCTCGACGACGACGACAACGTGCGGCACCTGCACTGGGGTGCGCGACTGACCACGCCCGCGATCCGGGAACCGGCCGCGGGCAGCAGCTTCGACACCGCCGGCGGCCCGCGGGAACTGGACGCCGAGGGTGGCGCCCGGTTCGGGCCGGCCGGCCTGCAGGTGCGGTTCGCCGACGGCAGTCGTGGCGTCGAGTGGCGCTACGCCGGGCACGACATCGACGCCGGCCACCTGCGCATCCACCTGGACGACCGGCACCACCCGCTGCGCGTCACCCTGCACTACCGGGTGTACGACGACACCGACGTGATAGAGCGGTGGACCACCGTCACGAACTCCGGCGAGCCGATCACCGTACAGCGGTGCGACAGCGCCTCCTGGACGCTGCCGCAGCGCCCCGGCTACCGGATGAGTCACCTGGTCGGCGGCTGGAACAGCGAGTTCCGGCTGCGCCGCACCGACGTGCCGGTCGCCGAGACCGTCTTCACCAGCCGGCGTGGCATGACCAGTCACCAGGCCAACCCCTGGCTCGCCCTGGACGACGGCGCCACCGGCGAGGAGCACGGCGAGGTGTGGAGCACCGCGCTGGCCTGGAGCGGCAGCTGGCGGATCACCCTGCACCGTGACCCGGCCGGGCACGTCGCCTGGACCGGCGGCCCCGGCCACGAGGGCCTGACCTGGACCCTCGGCACGGGCGAGACCCTGGAGACGCCGGTGTACGCCGGGCTCTACACCGGCGGCGGGTTCGGCGCGGCCAGCCGGGCGTGGCACGCGTACACCCGCCGGCACGTCGTCCCGCATCCCGCGGAGGTACGCCCGGTGCTCTACAACTCGTGGGAGGCCACCGGGTTCGACGTGGACGAGGCCGGCCAGACGGCGCTCGCCGCCCGGGCCGCCCGGCTCGGCGTCGAACTGTTCGTGGTCGACGACGGCTGGTTCGGCGAACGGGTCAGCGACCACGCCGGCCTCGGTGACTGGACGCCCAACCCGGACCGCTTCCCGCAGGGGCTGCGACCGCTCGCCGACGAGGTGCACCGGCTCGGCATGCTCTTCGGGCTCTGGGTCGAGCCCGAGATGGTCAACCCGGACTCCGACCTCTACCGGGCGCACCCGGACTGGGTGCTGCACACCGCACACCGCGGGCGCACCGAGATGCGCAACCAGCTCGTCCTCAACCTGGCCCGGCCGGACACCGCCGCCTGGACGCACGCCTGGCTGGACCGGCTGGTGACCGATAACGACATCGACTTCCTCAAGTGGGACGCGAACCGCGCGTTCACCGAGGCCGGCTGGCCGGGCCACGCCGACCCGGACCGGCTGTGGCTGGACCACACCCGCGCGGTCTACCAGATCATGGACCGGCTCCGCGCCGACCACCCGGGCCTGCGCATCGAGGCATGCTCCGGCGGCGGCGGCCGGGCCGACCTCGGCATCCTCGCCCGCACCGACCAGGTGTGGACGTCGGACAACACCGACCCGGTCGACCGGATCGGCATCCAGCACGGGTTCAGCCAGCTCTTCCCCGCGCAGGTCATGGGCGCGTGGGTGACCGACAGCCCGAACGTGGCCACCGCCCGCCGGACGCCGCTGCGGTTCCGCTTCCACGTCGCCATGGCCGGCGCGCTGGGCATCGGCGGTGACCTGACCACGTGGTCGGAGGACGAGCTGAAGGAGGCCGCCGAGCTGATCGAGGTCTACAAGCGGATCCGGCCGGCGGTCCAGCACGGCGCCGCCCACCGGCTGACCGGTGACGGCACGCTCAGCGCGGTCGGGTACGCCCACGAAGACCAGTTCGTCCTGCTCGCCTGGTGCCCGTCCCGGCCGTTCGGCCACGACCCCGCGCCGCTGCGGCTGACCGGAATCGACCCCGCAGCCGAGTACCGGGACACCGACACGGGAGCGGTGCACTCGGGGGCCGTACTCCGGCAGTCGGGTCTTGATCTTGATTTTCCGCAGGGTGACCACGCCAGCGTCCTGGTGCACCTCGTCCGCGTTGACAGGAAAGGCTGA
- a CDS encoding ROK family transcriptional regulator, whose translation MFPAVEGVAPAVTAVFTAVLTEGPISRVALARRLGLSSAAVTKAARPLIEAGYLEELAATERTGPGAGRPASPLAVCADREFFVGVKITGDELIGVVCDLRAQVRTSAHRRLAGAGVDHVLTELDELVDDLLDGFDRGRARFLGLAVSGDVDHSTGLVRYSPFLRWRDVPLAERAEKVTGLRVTVENDVKALTTAEQWFGEGVGADSFALVTVGAGIGCGLVVNGRIVSGAHGVAGEIGHIGFDVDGPDCHCGSRGCVEAVAGADAIVSRARAITGRPELTFDDAVSLARAGDAPVDAAFARAGTAIGAGIAAVANLVGPARIVVSGEGLSAYDLFEPHIRASFQRQAFGAAAACPLSIRPLPFEEWARGAATVSIQALVAS comes from the coding sequence ATGTTTCCCGCCGTCGAGGGCGTCGCGCCTGCGGTCACCGCCGTCTTCACGGCCGTCCTGACCGAGGGCCCGATCAGCCGGGTCGCCCTCGCCCGCCGCCTCGGCCTCTCCTCCGCCGCCGTCACCAAGGCGGCCCGCCCGCTGATCGAAGCGGGTTACCTGGAGGAGCTGGCCGCGACCGAGCGGACCGGGCCCGGCGCGGGCCGCCCGGCCAGCCCTCTCGCTGTCTGCGCGGACCGGGAGTTCTTCGTCGGCGTCAAGATTACCGGTGACGAGCTCATCGGTGTGGTCTGCGATCTGCGCGCCCAGGTCCGCACGTCCGCGCATCGCCGGCTGGCCGGCGCCGGCGTCGACCACGTCCTCACCGAGTTGGACGAGCTCGTTGACGACCTGCTCGACGGCTTCGACCGCGGCCGCGCCCGTTTCCTCGGCCTCGCCGTCTCCGGCGACGTCGACCACTCCACCGGCCTGGTGCGCTACTCGCCGTTCCTGCGCTGGCGCGACGTGCCGCTGGCCGAGCGCGCGGAGAAGGTCACCGGTCTGCGCGTGACGGTGGAGAACGACGTGAAGGCGCTGACCACGGCCGAGCAGTGGTTCGGCGAGGGCGTCGGCGCGGACTCGTTCGCGCTGGTGACCGTCGGCGCCGGCATCGGCTGCGGCCTGGTCGTCAACGGCCGGATCGTCTCCGGCGCGCACGGCGTGGCCGGCGAGATCGGGCACATCGGCTTCGACGTGGACGGCCCCGACTGCCACTGCGGCAGCCGCGGCTGTGTGGAGGCGGTCGCCGGCGCCGACGCCATCGTGAGCCGGGCCCGGGCGATCACCGGCCGCCCGGAGCTCACCTTCGACGACGCGGTGTCGCTGGCCCGCGCGGGCGACGCCCCGGTCGACGCCGCCTTCGCCCGCGCCGGGACCGCGATCGGTGCCGGCATCGCGGCGGTCGCCAACCTGGTCGGCCCGGCCCGCATCGTCGTCTCCGGTGAAGGCCTGTCCGCCTACGACCTGTTCGAGCCGCACATCCGGGCCAGCTTCCAGCGCCAGGCGTTCGGCGCGGCGGCCGCGTGCCCGCTGTCGATCCGCCCGCTGCCGTTCGAGGAGTGGGCCCGGGGCGCCGCCACGGTCAGCATCCAGGCCCTCGTCGCCTCCTGA
- a CDS encoding calcium-binding protein: protein MSITRTRWLSRLGVIAVTAVGVGVLSAPGAQAASTGVAQVVWDGDVQVVQYKAATGKANRVVVRSAAHGVTVDDKHRIKAGKGCKAVKGDRTKVYCGVGEWTQKVRIHTYDRNDTITNKTRLRLVAYAGSGNDTVTGGSSGDFLYGQSGHDTIHGRGGPDYLVGGSGNDKVYGDTGDDRLYGDTGNDRLYGGAGRDALMGDQGRDKLYGGAGDDILAGDDWGKHAADLLNGGANGTAGGDWCQAERGDTKRACER from the coding sequence ATGTCCATTACGCGTACCCGATGGCTCTCTCGACTCGGCGTGATCGCGGTGACCGCAGTGGGTGTCGGGGTGCTCTCGGCGCCCGGCGCCCAGGCCGCGTCCACCGGCGTCGCCCAGGTGGTCTGGGACGGCGACGTGCAGGTGGTGCAGTACAAGGCCGCCACGGGCAAGGCCAACCGGGTGGTAGTCCGCAGCGCCGCGCACGGCGTGACCGTCGACGACAAGCACCGCATCAAGGCCGGCAAGGGTTGCAAGGCGGTCAAGGGCGACCGGACCAAGGTCTACTGTGGTGTCGGCGAGTGGACGCAGAAGGTGCGGATCCACACCTACGACCGCAACGACACGATCACCAACAAGACCCGGCTCCGCCTGGTCGCCTACGCCGGGTCCGGCAACGACACGGTCACCGGCGGATCCAGCGGCGATTTCCTGTACGGGCAGTCGGGTCACGACACGATCCACGGTCGCGGCGGCCCCGATTATCTGGTCGGCGGCTCCGGCAACGACAAGGTCTACGGTGACACCGGCGACGACCGGCTCTACGGCGACACCGGCAACGACCGGCTCTACGGCGGCGCGGGCCGGGACGCGCTGATGGGCGACCAGGGCCGTGACAAGCTCTACGGCGGCGCGGGCGACGACATCCTGGCCGGCGACGACTGGGGGAAGCACGCGGCCGACCTGCTCAACGGCGGCGCCAACGGCACCGCGGGCGGCGACTGGTGCCAGGCCGAGCGAGGCGACACCAAGCGCGCCTGCGAGCGTTGA
- a CDS encoding DM13 domain-containing protein, whose protein sequence is MNRRLLTRPLTWTVVAVLGAGVAAGLYWFQPWRLVTDTTVTESLAVVPSTPPSPAASQRQDPPAARVVAQGTFVTHEHDTTGTARVVRNADGSHQLELVGLDTSDGPDLRVWLSDQPVRTGTAGWRVFDDGDVAELGRLKGNHGDQVYPIDAAVDPSAFRSVSIWCKRFAVSFGAADLSTR, encoded by the coding sequence GTGAATCGCCGACTCCTCACCAGACCGCTGACCTGGACCGTCGTCGCCGTGCTCGGCGCCGGCGTGGCCGCCGGGCTCTACTGGTTCCAGCCGTGGCGCCTGGTCACCGACACGACGGTGACCGAATCGCTGGCCGTCGTGCCGTCCACGCCGCCGTCGCCCGCCGCCTCGCAGCGGCAGGATCCGCCGGCCGCGCGGGTGGTCGCTCAGGGCACCTTCGTCACCCACGAACACGACACCACGGGTACGGCACGGGTCGTGCGCAACGCCGACGGAAGTCACCAGCTCGAACTCGTCGGCCTGGACACCAGCGACGGGCCCGACCTGCGCGTCTGGCTGTCCGACCAGCCGGTGCGGACGGGCACGGCCGGCTGGCGCGTCTTCGACGACGGTGACGTCGCCGAACTGGGGCGGCTCAAGGGCAACCACGGCGATCAGGTGTATCCGATCGACGCCGCCGTCGACCCGTCGGCGTTCCGCAGCGTCAGCATCTGGTGCAAGCGGTTCGCCGTCTCCTTCGGAGCCGCGGATCTGAGCACCCGGTAG
- a CDS encoding response regulator transcription factor gives MSHRVLVVDDDPTVSDVVRRYLEQDGFQVRLAADGSAALAAADAERPDLVVLDLMLGDLSGLDVCRRLRREQPGLAVVMLTALGEEGDRVLGLEVGADDYVTKPFSPRELVLRVRSVLRRAVPVAPPVPQVLVDGDLVADTGRRAARLGGRPLPLTVREFDLLEFLMRHPARAFSRAELLDRVWGWQFGDQSTVTVHVRRLREKVEPDPSEPVRLVTVWGVGYRYEPAARA, from the coding sequence GTGAGCCACCGGGTGCTGGTCGTCGACGACGACCCGACCGTCAGCGATGTCGTGCGCCGTTACCTCGAACAGGACGGCTTCCAGGTGCGGCTGGCGGCCGACGGCTCGGCGGCGCTGGCGGCGGCCGACGCCGAACGGCCCGACCTGGTCGTGCTGGACCTGATGCTCGGCGACCTCAGTGGTCTCGACGTGTGCCGCCGGCTGCGGCGGGAACAGCCCGGCCTGGCGGTCGTCATGCTGACCGCGCTGGGGGAGGAGGGCGATCGGGTGCTGGGGCTGGAGGTCGGCGCCGACGATTACGTCACCAAGCCGTTCAGCCCGCGGGAACTCGTCCTGCGGGTGCGCTCGGTGCTGCGGCGTGCCGTACCGGTGGCCCCGCCCGTCCCGCAGGTGCTTGTCGACGGTGACCTGGTGGCGGACACCGGCCGGCGGGCGGCCCGGCTCGGCGGCCGGCCGCTGCCACTCACCGTGCGGGAGTTCGACCTGCTGGAGTTCCTGATGCGTCATCCCGCGCGGGCCTTCTCCCGCGCCGAGCTGCTCGACCGGGTGTGGGGCTGGCAGTTCGGCGACCAGTCGACGGTCACCGTGCATGTCCGGCGGCTGCGGGAGAAGGTCGAGCCCGACCCCTCCGAACCCGTGCGCCTGGTGACGGTCTGGGGTGTCGGCTACCGGTACGAGCCGGCCGCCCGTGCGTGA
- a CDS encoding sensor histidine kinase produces the protein MRDILLIAAYALAAGAVVGLLGAGAMRLLRGRSITVHVSVLLLVTVAAVAAGVVAVAQAMFLSGHDLQVVLVTVAASAVVSLTLGIVFGRRLATAAVWAVQARERERRMEAGRRDLVAWVSHDLRTPLAGLRAMTEALQDGVVADPETVAEYHRRIRVETDRMSGLVDDLFELSRIHAGALRLRPAPLSLGDVVSDAVAAVAAPAAARRVAVTAGSGAWPAVTADAAQLSRIVGNLLANAVRHTPEDGVVRIDAGHDERQVWFAVRDGCGGIPDDDLPRVFDVAFRGSRARSPQAGGGGGLGLAIVHGLVQAHGGQVLVRNVAGGCRFEVRLPAGAGSA, from the coding sequence GTGCGTGACATCCTGCTGATCGCCGCGTACGCGCTGGCCGCCGGCGCCGTGGTCGGGCTGCTCGGCGCGGGCGCGATGCGGCTGCTGCGCGGCCGTTCGATCACCGTGCACGTGAGCGTGCTGCTGCTCGTCACGGTGGCGGCGGTGGCCGCCGGGGTGGTCGCCGTGGCCCAGGCGATGTTCCTCTCCGGACACGACCTGCAGGTGGTGCTGGTGACCGTGGCGGCGTCGGCCGTCGTGAGCCTCACCCTCGGCATCGTCTTCGGCCGCCGGCTGGCCACCGCGGCGGTGTGGGCCGTGCAGGCGCGCGAGCGGGAGAGGCGGATGGAGGCCGGCCGCCGGGACCTGGTCGCCTGGGTGTCACACGATCTGCGTACGCCGCTGGCCGGGCTGCGCGCGATGACCGAGGCGCTGCAGGACGGGGTGGTCGCCGACCCGGAGACGGTCGCCGAGTATCACCGCCGGATCCGGGTCGAGACCGATCGGATGAGCGGCCTGGTCGACGACCTGTTCGAGCTCTCCCGGATCCACGCCGGTGCGTTGCGGTTGCGCCCGGCGCCGCTGTCCCTGGGCGACGTCGTCTCGGACGCCGTCGCCGCCGTGGCCGCGCCGGCCGCCGCGCGCCGGGTCGCGGTGACCGCCGGCAGCGGCGCCTGGCCCGCCGTCACCGCCGACGCGGCGCAGCTCAGCCGGATCGTCGGCAACCTCCTCGCGAACGCGGTGCGGCACACGCCGGAGGACGGCGTGGTCCGGATCGACGCGGGCCACGACGAGCGGCAGGTGTGGTTCGCGGTGCGGGACGGCTGCGGTGGCATCCCGGACGACGACCTGCCGAGAGTCTTCGACGTGGCGTTCCGGGGCAGCCGGGCCCGGTCCCCGCAGGCCGGCGGGGGCGGAGGGCTCGGTCTCGCGATCGTGCACGGCCTGGTGCAGGCCCACGGCGGGCAGGTGCTGGTCCGCAACGTCGCCGGAGGCTGTCGCTTCGAGGTCCGGTTGCCCGCGGGGGCCGGATCGGCGTGA
- the nhaA gene encoding Na+/H+ antiporter NhaA: protein MTATPPRNSPRLFDRGSWPEARRIGDILRKETIGGVLLLAGAVLALIWANSPWGDSYETLRGFTIGPASLHLDLSLATWAADGLLAIFFFVAGLELKREFVAGDLRDPRRAAVPIAAAVGGVLVPAVLYLAINVSADDGAVKGWAIPTATDIAFALAVLAVIGRCLPHAMRTFLLTLAVVDDLLAIVIIAVFYTSDLSVLPLLGALAPLAVFTVLVQRRVRAWWLLLPLAFATWTLMHASGIHATVAGVLLGFAVPVLRSRQAGGPDAGPGMAEHFEHRFRPISAGVAVPVFAFMSAGVAVGGPDGLGSALTDPVAVGILVGLIVGKPVGITAATWLVTRFTRAKMDSGFAWIDVFGLAVLAGIGFTVSLLIGELAFGVGSDRDDHVKVAVLTGSLGAALLATVILRLRNRTYRRIHEAENTDADRDDIPDVYQQSEPGRPENA from the coding sequence ATGACGGCGACACCACCCCGCAACAGCCCGCGCCTGTTCGATCGTGGGTCCTGGCCGGAGGCCCGTCGCATCGGCGACATCCTCCGGAAGGAGACCATCGGCGGCGTCCTGTTGCTGGCCGGTGCGGTCCTCGCCCTGATCTGGGCGAATTCGCCGTGGGGCGACAGCTATGAGACGTTGCGCGGCTTCACGATCGGTCCGGCGTCGCTGCATCTGGATCTGTCCCTGGCGACGTGGGCTGCCGACGGTCTTCTGGCGATCTTCTTCTTCGTCGCCGGCCTCGAACTGAAACGCGAGTTCGTCGCCGGTGACCTGCGCGACCCGCGCCGCGCCGCGGTCCCGATCGCGGCCGCCGTCGGTGGGGTGCTCGTCCCGGCCGTGCTGTACCTGGCGATCAACGTCAGTGCGGACGACGGGGCGGTCAAGGGCTGGGCGATCCCGACCGCCACCGACATCGCGTTCGCCCTGGCCGTGCTCGCGGTCATCGGCCGCTGCCTGCCACATGCCATGCGGACCTTCCTGCTGACCCTGGCCGTGGTCGACGACCTGCTCGCGATCGTGATCATCGCGGTCTTCTACACCTCGGACCTGTCGGTGCTGCCCCTGCTCGGGGCCCTGGCGCCGCTGGCGGTGTTCACCGTTCTCGTGCAGCGCCGGGTCCGGGCGTGGTGGCTGCTGCTGCCGCTGGCCTTCGCCACGTGGACGCTGATGCACGCCTCCGGCATCCACGCCACCGTCGCCGGGGTCCTGCTCGGGTTCGCCGTACCGGTGCTGCGCAGCCGGCAGGCGGGTGGCCCGGATGCCGGCCCCGGGATGGCGGAGCACTTCGAGCACCGGTTCCGGCCGATCTCCGCCGGCGTCGCGGTCCCGGTGTTCGCGTTCATGTCCGCGGGCGTCGCGGTCGGCGGTCCGGACGGGCTCGGCTCGGCGCTGACCGACCCGGTCGCGGTCGGCATCCTGGTCGGGTTGATCGTCGGCAAGCCGGTCGGCATCACCGCGGCGACGTGGCTGGTCACCCGCTTCACCCGGGCGAAGATGGACTCGGGATTCGCGTGGATCGACGTGTTCGGCCTGGCGGTGCTCGCCGGCATCGGGTTCACGGTGTCCCTGTTGATCGGCGAGCTGGCGTTCGGGGTCGGCAGCGACCGGGACGACCATGTGAAGGTCGCCGTGCTGACCGGCTCGTTGGGTGCCGCACTGCTCGCCACGGTCATTCTCCGGCTGCGTAACCGCACGTATCGGCGCATCCACGAGGCCGAGAACACCGACGCCGACCGCGACGACATCCCCGACGTCTACCAGCAGTCCGAGCCGGGCCGGCCGGAGAACGCGTGA